In one window of Gossypium hirsutum isolate 1008001.06 chromosome A01, Gossypium_hirsutum_v2.1, whole genome shotgun sequence DNA:
- the LOC121232205 gene encoding cilia- and flagella-associated protein 251, with protein MDSIKAKKVQAMKKYRKTQFLSHNFLHFVAVFGILILSSFWSINPSLCSSMKQFAIISLPCIWSSFFNPKCLFIVVNVIVVFLVGESGLVGSKVSPVRDVYDEYVERNRRVRGVSVSTTVPREVGDYKAMDSEEGKGGFDQTDEEEEEEKGLFEVKEVITSEAESGEEEQTREVEEEEGSFEVKDIITSKVDPLEEERTCEIKEEKGLIEVQETKTWKVEHGRSIVKDHQEIELPEFNKRVEEFIARVNKQRWMEAQLLVSCKV; from the coding sequence atggattccatTAAGGCAAAGAAGGTTCAAGCAATGAAGAAATATAGGAAAACCCAGTTTTTAAGTCATAATTTTCTTCATTTTGTGGCTGTTTTTGGGATTTTAATTCTTAGTTCATTTTGGTCCATTAATCCTTCTTTATGTTCATCAATGAAGCAATTTGCTATAATCTCTCTTCCATGTATTTGGTCTTCTTTTTTCAACCCTAAATGTTTGTTTATTGTGGTTAATGTCATTGTTGTATTCCTTGTTGGAGAATCCGGGCTCGTTGGTTCAAAAGTTTCTCCAGTTCGTGATGTTTATGATGAGTATGTCGAGAGGAATCGAAGGGTTAGGGGTGTCTCAGTCTCGACGACGGTGCCTCGAGAGGTGGGAGATTATAAGGCAATGGATTCCGAAGAAGGAAAGGGAGGATTTGATCAaactgatgaagaagaagaagaagaaaaagggttGTTCGAAGTGAAAGAAGTGATAACATCGGAAGCCGAGTCCGGAGAGGAAGAACAAACACGTgaagttgaagaagaagaagggtcGTTCGAAGTGAAAGACATCATAACATCGAAGGTCGACCCCTTGGAAGAGGAACGAACATgtgaaattaaagaagaaaaagggTTGATCGAAGTGCAAGAAACGAAAACATGGAAGGTCGAACATGGAAGGTCGATTGTTAAAGATCATCAAGAGATTGAATTGCCGGAATTTAATAAAAGAGTTGAAGAGTTCATTGCTAGAGTTAATAAACAAAGGTGGATGGAAGCTCAATTATTAGTGTCTTGTAAGGTATAA